The following coding sequences are from one Portunus trituberculatus isolate SZX2019 chromosome 32, ASM1759143v1, whole genome shotgun sequence window:
- the LOC123511832 gene encoding calcium-binding protein P-like: MWGGLAHSVREVLLQGGVRQGDQGQGVPNGEQAVQQIKGQPAFPPNLPGQSSLTCGVPAAAVGKGRPAPGWPPPGQPQRSRPPAPGWAPPSQPRRGRPPAPGWSPPGQPRRGRLPAPPRGQGRPEPLRGGLVGCPLFCHCKRVLGSPAPADTLPPGQAEEQDGVLPRRRAPHACQEVSQGHFLAEDYPVSCQALDPDGCLRVFGGQPAHLQTGRLLRHEGLYPPSVPLGKVKEAMERLPLPQRPGDRGRDILMASS, from the exons ATGTGGGGCGGGCTGGCCCACTCAGTCAGGGAAGTACTCCTGCAGGGTGGAGTACGCCAGGGTGATCAGGGTCAGGGTGTGCCCAATGGAGAGCAGGCTGTCCAACAAATCAAGGGACAGCCTGCCTTCCCCCCCAACCTCCCTGGCCAGTCCTCCCTGACCTGCGGGGTTCCCGCTGCGGCTGTAGGGAAGG GCCGTCCGGCTCCGGGCTGGCCCCCACCTGGCCAGCCTCAGCGGAGCCGGCCTCCTGCCCCGGGCTGGGCCCCACCTAGccagcctcggcggggccggcctcctgccccgGGCTGGTCTCCACCtggccagcctcggcggggccgTCTTCCTGCCCCGCCTCGGGGACAGGGGCGGCCTGAGCCTTTACGGGGGGGTCTGGTTGGCTGCCCACTCTTTTGCCATTGCAAAAGAGTACTGGGCAGCCCTGCCCCCGCGGACACCCTGCCCCCTGGCCAGGCAGAGGAACAAGACGGCGTGCTGCCTCGCCGTCGTGCGCCTCACGCCTGCCAGGAGGTCTCTCAGGGTCATTTCCTGGCAGAAGACTATCCTGTCTCCTGCCAGGCACTCGACCCTGATGGGTGTCTACGGGTCTTTGGCGGCCAGCCTGCCCACCTTCAGACTGGCCGCCTTCTCCGACACGAGGGGCTTTACCCCCCCTCGGTCCCgttagggaaggtgaaggaggcgatGGAGCGTCTCCCCTTGCCGCAGCGGCCCGGTGACCGGGGCAGGGACATCCTGATGGCGTCCAGTTAA